A window of the Lactuca sativa cultivar Salinas chromosome 5, Lsat_Salinas_v11, whole genome shotgun sequence genome harbors these coding sequences:
- the LOC111907080 gene encoding uncharacterized mitochondrial protein AtMg00810-like, whose protein sequence is METKFEMSSMGPIKFFFGLNIRQSQEGLFIYQEAYTKTLLVKFRMVEDSKVKVPMASGTKLTPSLEKPVADMTLYRQMIGSLMYLTASHPDIIFSICYSVWFQANPREPYMTAIKTIFRYLKRTSSHGIWYPSSSGFFVQAFSDTDPGGCGLDRKSTMGGCHFIDGKHVSWQLKKQTCISLSTAEAEYIIVE, encoded by the coding sequence atggaaactaagtttgagatgagctcaatgggtccgattaagtTTTTCtttggtttgaatataagacagagtcAAGAGGGACTTTTTATCTATCAGGAGGCTTATACGAAGACATTGCTTGTGAAGTTCAGAATGGTAGAAGATTCGAaggtgaaggttccaatggcatccGGAACGAAGCTAACACCCTCTTTGGAGAAACCAGTAGCTGATATGactctctatcgtcaaatgataggatcattgatgtatctaactgctagtcaTCCAGATATTATTTTTTCTATTTGCTACAGTGTctggtttcaagcaaatcctcgcgAACCCTACATGACTGCTATAAAGACTATCTTCAGATATCTTAAACGAACATCTTCACATGGAATTTGGTACCCTTCTAGCTCAGGGTTTTTTGTGCAAGCATTCTCTGACACAGATCCTGGAGGTTGTGGTCTAGATCGAAAAAGTACAATGGGAGGATGTCATTTTATTGATGGCAAACACGTCAGTTGGCAATTGAAAAAGCAAACATGTATCTCCCTATCTACTGCTGAAGCTGAGTATATTATAGTTGAGTGA